The following proteins are co-located in the Streptomyces sp. NBC_01198 genome:
- a CDS encoding aspartate aminotransferase family protein produces MTSSEPAGRQPIGAEPAAGGPAAGEPGAPGAPAGQPKGFDLATLLAERGGERYDLHGKYLNHQLPRMLRTIGFDKVYERAEGAHFWDADGNDYLDMLAGFGVMGLGRHHPVVRKALHDVLDAGLADLTRFDCQPLPGLLAERLLSHTPHLDRVFFGNSGTEAVETALKFARYATGKPRVLYCKHSFHGLTTGSLSVNGEAGFQDGFAPLLPDTAIEIGDLDALARELKRGDVAAMIIEPIQGHGVYIPPPGYLRAAQELLRRHNALLIADEVQTGIGRTGAFYAYQHEEGVEPDLVTVAKTLSGGYVPVGATLGRDWIFKKVYSSMDRVLVHSASFGSNAQAMTAGLATLAVVEDEQLVENSRLMGDLLRTRLAALTDRYELLKEVRGRGLMIAVEFGRPKSLGLRSRWTMLQTARKGLFAQMVVVPLLQRHRILTQVSGDHVEIIKLIPPLVVNEADVDRFVAAFTEVMDDAHGGGGLMWDFGKTLVKQAVANR; encoded by the coding sequence ATGACATCGTCTGAACCGGCCGGTAGGCAGCCGATCGGTGCGGAGCCCGCCGCCGGCGGACCTGCGGCGGGCGAACCCGGGGCCCCGGGCGCGCCCGCCGGGCAGCCCAAGGGCTTCGACCTGGCGACGCTGCTGGCCGAGCGCGGCGGCGAGCGCTACGACCTGCACGGCAAGTACCTCAACCACCAACTGCCGCGCATGCTGCGCACCATCGGCTTCGACAAGGTCTACGAGCGCGCCGAGGGCGCCCACTTCTGGGACGCCGACGGCAACGACTACCTCGACATGCTGGCCGGCTTCGGCGTGATGGGCCTCGGCCGGCACCACCCGGTGGTCCGCAAGGCCCTGCACGACGTGCTGGACGCCGGGCTCGCCGACCTCACCCGCTTCGACTGCCAGCCGCTGCCCGGCCTGCTCGCCGAGCGGCTGCTGAGCCACACACCGCACCTGGACCGGGTGTTCTTCGGCAACAGCGGCACGGAAGCCGTCGAGACGGCACTGAAGTTCGCCCGCTACGCCACCGGCAAGCCGCGTGTGCTGTACTGCAAGCACTCCTTCCACGGCCTGACCACCGGCTCGCTGTCGGTCAACGGCGAGGCGGGCTTCCAGGACGGCTTCGCCCCGCTGCTGCCGGACACCGCCATCGAGATCGGCGACCTCGACGCGCTCGCCAGGGAGCTCAAGCGCGGCGACGTGGCCGCCATGATCATCGAGCCGATCCAGGGCCACGGCGTCTACATCCCGCCGCCCGGCTACCTGCGCGCCGCCCAGGAGCTGCTGCGCCGCCACAACGCGCTGCTGATCGCCGACGAGGTGCAGACCGGCATCGGCCGCACCGGCGCCTTCTACGCCTACCAGCACGAGGAGGGCGTCGAGCCCGACCTGGTGACGGTCGCGAAGACGCTCTCCGGCGGCTACGTCCCGGTCGGCGCCACCCTCGGCCGGGACTGGATCTTCAAGAAGGTCTACTCCTCGATGGACCGGGTGCTGGTGCACTCGGCGAGCTTCGGCTCCAACGCGCAGGCGATGACCGCGGGCCTGGCCACCCTCGCGGTGGTCGAGGACGAGCAACTGGTCGAGAACTCCCGCCTGATGGGCGACCTGCTGCGCACCCGGCTGGCCGCGCTCACCGACCGCTACGAGCTGCTCAAGGAGGTCCGCGGCCGCGGCCTGATGATCGCCGTCGAGTTCGGCCGGCCCAAGTCGCTCGGCCTGCGCAGCCGCTGGACGATGCTGCAGACCGCCCGCAAGGGCCTGTTCGCCCAGATGGTGGTGGTGCCGCTGCTGCAGCGGCACCGCATCCTCACCCAGGTCTCCGGCGACCACGTCGAGATCATCAAGCTGATCCCGCCGCTGGTGGTGAACGAGGCCGACGTCGACCGCTTCGTGGCGGCCTTCACCGAGGTGATGGACGACGCGCACGGCGGTGGCGGGCTGATGTGGGACTTCGGCAAGACCCTGGTCAAGCAGGCGGTAGCGAACCGCTAG
- the dxs gene encoding 1-deoxy-D-xylulose-5-phosphate synthase, producing the protein MSMLENIKGPRDLKALPHGRLDELAADIRHFLVQAVARTGGHLGPNLGVVELTIALHRVFDSPADRILWDTGHQSYVHKLLTGRQDFSKLRSKGGLSGYPSRAESEHDVIENSHASTVLGWADGLAKANEVQGRGDHVVAVIGDGALTGGMAWEALNNIAAARDRPLIIVVNDNERSYAPTIGGLANHLATLRTTDGYERFLSWGKQLLQQTPVIGQPLYESLHGAKKGFKDAFAPQGMFEDLGLKYLGPIDGHDVTAMESALRRARRFHGPVLVHCLTEKGRGYPAAEQDEADRFHSVGAMDPATCLPLAPSGGPSWTSVFGKEMLAIGAERPDVVAITAAMLQPVGLEAFARAYPQRVFDVGIAEQHAATSAAGLATGGLHPVVAVYATFLNRAFDQVLMDVALHKCGVTFVLDRAGVTGVDGASHNGMWDMSILQVVPGLRIAAPRDADQLRAQLREAVAVEDAPTVIRFPKETAGEALPAIGRVGGMDVLHRPAEGQAEDVLLVAVGALAGCGRSAAELLAGRRIGVTVVDPRWVKPVDPALPGLASRHRMVAVVEDNGRVGGVGSAVAQALRDAGVDVPVRDFGIPQQFLAHAKRGELLADLGLTPAEIAGGVAAALLRINARTAGPAADPAAAPAIPAPHTAGSSTHVRKEQLSDDIV; encoded by the coding sequence ATGTCGATGCTGGAGAACATCAAGGGCCCGCGTGACCTGAAGGCGCTGCCCCACGGCCGGCTGGACGAGCTGGCCGCCGACATCCGCCACTTCCTGGTCCAGGCGGTGGCCAGGACCGGCGGCCACCTGGGCCCCAACCTGGGCGTGGTGGAACTGACCATCGCCCTGCACCGCGTCTTCGACTCGCCCGCCGACCGGATCCTGTGGGACACCGGCCACCAGAGCTACGTGCACAAGCTGCTGACCGGCCGCCAGGACTTCTCCAAGCTCCGCAGCAAGGGCGGCCTGTCCGGCTACCCCTCGCGCGCCGAGTCCGAGCACGACGTGATCGAGAACAGCCACGCCTCGACCGTGCTGGGCTGGGCCGACGGCCTGGCCAAGGCCAACGAGGTCCAGGGCCGCGGCGACCATGTCGTCGCCGTCATCGGCGACGGCGCCCTCACCGGCGGCATGGCCTGGGAGGCGCTGAACAACATCGCCGCCGCCAGGGACCGGCCGCTGATCATCGTCGTCAACGACAACGAACGCTCCTACGCACCGACCATCGGCGGCCTCGCCAACCACCTCGCCACCCTGCGCACCACCGACGGCTACGAGCGCTTCCTGTCCTGGGGCAAGCAACTGCTCCAGCAGACCCCGGTGATCGGCCAGCCGCTCTACGAGTCGCTGCACGGCGCCAAGAAGGGCTTCAAGGACGCCTTCGCACCGCAGGGCATGTTCGAGGACCTGGGCCTGAAGTACCTCGGCCCCATCGACGGCCACGACGTCACGGCGATGGAGTCCGCGCTGCGCCGCGCCCGCCGCTTCCACGGCCCCGTGCTGGTGCACTGCCTGACCGAGAAGGGCCGCGGCTACCCGGCCGCCGAGCAGGACGAGGCCGACCGCTTCCACTCCGTCGGCGCCATGGACCCGGCCACCTGCCTGCCGCTCGCCCCCTCCGGCGGGCCGTCGTGGACCTCGGTCTTCGGCAAGGAGATGCTCGCGATCGGGGCCGAGCGGCCCGACGTGGTCGCCATCACCGCCGCCATGCTCCAGCCGGTGGGCCTGGAGGCCTTCGCCCGCGCCTACCCGCAGCGGGTCTTCGACGTCGGCATCGCCGAGCAGCACGCCGCCACCTCCGCCGCGGGCCTGGCCACCGGCGGACTGCACCCGGTCGTCGCGGTCTACGCGACCTTCCTGAACCGGGCCTTCGACCAGGTGCTGATGGACGTCGCGCTGCACAAGTGCGGCGTCACCTTCGTGCTGGACCGCGCCGGGGTGACCGGTGTCGACGGCGCCTCGCACAACGGCATGTGGGACATGTCGATCCTGCAGGTCGTCCCGGGCCTGCGGATCGCCGCCCCGCGTGACGCCGACCAGCTGCGCGCCCAGCTGCGAGAGGCCGTCGCGGTCGAGGACGCCCCCACCGTCATCCGCTTCCCCAAGGAGACCGCGGGCGAGGCGCTGCCCGCGATCGGCCGGGTCGGCGGCATGGACGTCCTGCACCGCCCCGCCGAGGGCCAGGCCGAGGACGTCCTGCTGGTCGCCGTCGGCGCGCTGGCCGGCTGCGGCCGCTCGGCCGCCGAACTGCTCGCCGGGCGCCGGATCGGGGTGACCGTGGTGGACCCGCGCTGGGTCAAGCCGGTCGACCCCGCGCTGCCCGGACTGGCCTCCAGGCACCGCATGGTGGCCGTGGTGGAGGACAACGGGCGGGTCGGCGGCGTCGGTTCCGCCGTCGCGCAGGCGCTGCGGGACGCGGGCGTGGACGTGCCGGTGCGCGACTTCGGCATCCCGCAGCAGTTCCTGGCCCACGCCAAGCGCGGCGAACTGCTCGCCGACCTCGGCCTGACCCCCGCCGAGATCGCCGGCGGCGTCGCCGCGGCCCTGCTGCGTATCAACGCCAGGACCGCGGGACCTGCCGCCGACCCCGCGGCCGCCCCGGCGATCCCCGCGCCGCATACTGCCGGGAGCAGCACCCACGTACGCAAGGAGCAGCTGAGCGATGACATCGTCTGA
- a CDS encoding SGNH/GDSL hydrolase family protein — MADDSQGHQGHRGIDDGVIGSYTAVGDSFTEGVGDIGPDGSYVGWADRLAVLLADRREEHTFRYANLAVRGRLLDQIVAEQVPRAIELAPDLVSFCAGGNDILRPGSDPDAVAERFEAAVADLTRSVGTVLVCTGFDTRGVPVLRHLRGKIATYTAHVRSIADRHGCPVLDLWSLRSVQDRRAWSEDRLHLSAEGHTRVALRAGQVLGLDVPADPDQSWPPQGPRLPSEVRRDNIHWAREHLVPWIGRRLRGESSGDHVEPKRPDLLPLR, encoded by the coding sequence GTGGCTGACGATTCGCAGGGACACCAGGGACACCGGGGAATCGACGATGGCGTGATCGGGTCGTACACCGCGGTGGGGGACAGCTTCACCGAAGGCGTCGGCGACATCGGCCCCGACGGGTCGTACGTCGGCTGGGCCGACCGGCTGGCCGTCCTGCTCGCCGACCGGCGCGAGGAGCACACCTTCCGCTACGCCAACCTCGCGGTGCGCGGCCGGCTGCTCGACCAGATCGTGGCCGAACAGGTGCCGCGGGCCATCGAACTGGCCCCCGACCTGGTCAGCTTCTGCGCCGGCGGCAACGACATCCTGCGCCCGGGCAGCGACCCCGACGCGGTCGCGGAGCGTTTCGAGGCCGCCGTCGCCGATCTGACCCGCTCGGTCGGCACGGTCCTGGTCTGCACCGGTTTCGACACCCGCGGAGTGCCGGTGCTGCGGCATCTGCGGGGCAAGATCGCCACCTACACCGCGCATGTGCGCTCCATCGCCGACCGCCACGGATGTCCGGTTCTCGACCTGTGGTCGCTGCGTTCCGTCCAGGACCGCAGGGCCTGGAGCGAGGACCGGCTGCACCTGTCGGCCGAGGGCCACACCCGGGTCGCGCTGCGCGCCGGGCAGGTACTCGGCCTCGACGTGCCCGCCGACCCCGACCAGTCGTGGCCGCCGCAGGGCCCGCGGCTGCCGTCCGAGGTGCGCAGGGACAACATCCACTGGGCGCGCGAGCATCTGGTGCCATGGATCGGCCGCCGGCTGCGCGGCGAGTCCTCCGGCGACCACGTCGAGCCCAAGCGCCCCGACCTGCTGCCGCTGCGCTAG
- a CDS encoding alpha-galactosidase has translation MIETGRSGRLWLLSGPAGSYALHVPERDELLHLHWGRRIALRDAEALAADPLPAERPYASALDGHEEYPVEGGPRSARPALSVRSGGARGAEWCFEESETAAGQAGDELRLHFHDSLHHLDLTLHYRLRPGCDVIERWTTATHVPGGHRDPPELLRADAATWTPPYRDRWRMSQLHGRWGAESRLVRAPLTPGERVIGSRRGHTGHQHLPWFALDAGDAGEEHGEVWTGALAWSGSWRITVAGLPDGRVQVTGGAGHDDAGPVTLDPGASYTSPVFAGLWTDGGFGAASRAWHAYQLAHVVPGARRPRPVRYDSRDAAGFAAGERRQRELARRAAAMGVELFVLDDAGPGDRLTGRAAVGDVTPDPDRFPNGLKPLADEVHALGMRLGVRVAPETVDPDGDLHRAHPDWVKGHNGPHGTGYGHRLVLDLARTDVRDHLAEQLDALLHSAPVDHVTWDFDGCSGGPGSAGERCPEQSWSGHVEGLYELVDRLRAAHPGVAFESCSGGGGRVDLGILARTEQVSTSDNTDPLDRLRIQHGFSQLHPAAVMATWVADSPGRMLNHRRSSLRFRFVSAMAGVLGIGGDLLDRSAEERAEAASWVALYKTVRPVVQLGDLYRLRPPGGDGLSAVQYVHGPDTVVLAWLPAQDFGDPVPPLRLRGLEREASYRDVTTGVVQRGAVLAERGLRTTLAGDLDAAVFHLRRL, from the coding sequence ATGATCGAAACGGGCCGGTCCGGCCGGCTCTGGCTGCTCTCCGGGCCGGCCGGCAGCTACGCCCTGCACGTCCCGGAGCGCGACGAGCTGCTGCACCTGCACTGGGGGCGACGGATAGCGCTCCGGGACGCCGAGGCGCTGGCCGCCGACCCGCTGCCCGCCGAGCGGCCCTACGCGTCCGCGCTTGACGGCCACGAGGAGTACCCGGTCGAGGGCGGCCCGCGCTCCGCCCGCCCCGCGCTGTCGGTACGGTCCGGCGGGGCGCGCGGCGCCGAGTGGTGCTTCGAGGAGTCCGAGACCGCGGCCGGCCAGGCCGGGGACGAGCTGCGGCTGCACTTCCACGACTCGCTGCACCATCTCGACCTCACCCTGCACTACCGCCTGCGCCCCGGCTGCGACGTCATCGAGCGCTGGACCACCGCCACGCACGTCCCTGGCGGCCACCGCGACCCGCCGGAGCTGCTGCGGGCCGACGCGGCCACCTGGACGCCGCCGTACCGCGACCGCTGGCGGATGTCCCAGCTGCACGGCCGCTGGGGCGCGGAGAGCCGCCTGGTGCGCGCCCCGCTGACGCCCGGCGAACGGGTGATCGGCAGCCGCCGCGGCCATACGGGCCACCAGCACCTGCCGTGGTTCGCGCTGGACGCCGGCGACGCGGGGGAGGAGCACGGCGAGGTGTGGACGGGGGCGCTCGCCTGGTCCGGCTCCTGGCGGATCACCGTCGCGGGCCTGCCGGACGGCCGGGTGCAGGTCACCGGCGGCGCCGGCCACGACGACGCGGGACCGGTGACGCTGGACCCCGGCGCTTCCTACACCAGCCCGGTCTTCGCCGGCCTGTGGACCGACGGCGGCTTCGGCGCCGCCAGCCGGGCCTGGCACGCCTACCAGCTGGCCCACGTCGTGCCCGGCGCGCGGCGGCCGCGCCCGGTGCGTTACGACTCCCGGGACGCGGCCGGCTTCGCGGCCGGCGAGCGGCGGCAGCGGGAACTGGCCCGCCGGGCCGCCGCGATGGGCGTGGAGCTCTTCGTGCTGGACGACGCCGGGCCCGGCGACCGGCTGACCGGCCGGGCGGCCGTCGGCGACGTGACCCCCGACCCCGATCGCTTCCCGAACGGCCTGAAACCGCTTGCCGACGAGGTGCACGCGCTCGGCATGCGGCTCGGCGTCCGGGTCGCGCCGGAGACGGTCGACCCCGACGGCGACCTGCACCGCGCCCACCCGGACTGGGTCAAAGGCCACAACGGCCCCCACGGCACCGGGTACGGCCACCGGCTGGTGCTCGACCTGGCGCGCACCGACGTACGCGACCACCTCGCCGAGCAGCTGGACGCACTGCTGCACAGCGCCCCGGTCGACCACGTCACCTGGGACTTCGACGGCTGCTCCGGCGGCCCGGGGAGCGCGGGAGAGCGCTGTCCGGAACAGTCGTGGAGCGGCCACGTCGAGGGCCTGTACGAGCTGGTCGACCGGTTGCGGGCCGCGCACCCCGGTGTGGCCTTCGAATCCTGCTCCGGTGGCGGCGGCCGGGTCGACCTGGGCATCCTGGCCCGCACCGAGCAGGTGTCGACCTCGGACAACACCGATCCGCTCGACCGGCTGCGGATCCAGCACGGCTTCAGCCAGCTGCACCCGGCCGCGGTGATGGCCACCTGGGTCGCCGACAGCCCGGGCCGGATGCTCAACCACCGCCGCAGCTCGCTGCGGTTCCGGTTCGTCAGCGCCATGGCCGGCGTGCTCGGCATCGGGGGCGACTTGCTGGACCGCAGCGCCGAGGAGCGGGCGGAGGCCGCGAGTTGGGTGGCGCTGTACAAGACGGTCCGCCCCGTCGTACAGCTCGGCGACCTCTACCGGCTGCGCCCGCCGGGCGGCGACGGGCTCAGCGCCGTCCAGTACGTGCACGGCCCCGACACCGTCGTGCTGGCCTGGCTGCCCGCGCAGGACTTCGGCGACCCGGTGCCGCCGCTGCGGCTGCGCGGCCTCGAACGGGAGGCGTCCTACCGCGATGTGACCACCGGTGTCGTCCAGCGCGGCGCGGTGCTGGCCGAGCGCGGTCTGCGCACCACGCTGGCCGGCGACCTGGACGCGGCGGTATTCCATCTGCGCCGACTTTGA
- the hpnH gene encoding adenosyl-hopene transferase HpnH — MAMPLRQTVRIASYLFEQKMVRRREKFPLIVELEPLFACNLACEGCGKIQHPAGVLKQRMPVAQAVGAVLESGAPMVSIAGGEPLMHPQIDEIVRQLVAKKKFVFLCTNALLLRKKIEKFTPSPYFAFTVHIDGMRERHDESVAKEGTFDEAVAAIKEAQRRGFRVTTNSTFFNTDTPQTIIEVMNYLNDDLKVEEMMLSPAYAYEKAPDQDHFLGVTQTRELFKKAFEGGNRRKWRLNHSPLFLDFLEGKADFPCTAWAIPNYSLFGWQRPCYLMADGYVPTYQELIDKTDWDKYGRGKDDRCDNCMAHCGYEPTAVLATMGSLKESIRAARETVASNRAK; from the coding sequence ATGGCTATGCCGCTTCGTCAGACCGTCCGTATCGCGTCGTACCTCTTCGAACAGAAAATGGTCCGGCGGCGCGAAAAGTTCCCGCTCATCGTCGAACTGGAACCTCTCTTCGCGTGCAACCTCGCCTGTGAGGGCTGCGGCAAGATCCAACACCCCGCCGGGGTGCTCAAGCAGCGCATGCCGGTTGCGCAGGCCGTCGGGGCGGTGCTCGAGTCCGGGGCGCCCATGGTGTCGATCGCCGGCGGCGAGCCGCTCATGCACCCGCAGATCGACGAGATCGTCCGCCAGCTGGTGGCGAAGAAGAAGTTCGTCTTCCTCTGCACCAATGCCCTGCTGCTGCGCAAGAAGATCGAAAAATTCACCCCGTCGCCCTACTTCGCCTTCACCGTGCATATTGACGGCATGCGGGAGCGGCACGACGAATCGGTGGCCAAGGAAGGCACCTTCGACGAGGCCGTCGCGGCGATCAAGGAAGCGCAGCGCCGCGGATTCCGGGTGACCACCAACTCGACCTTCTTCAACACCGACACCCCGCAGACGATCATCGAGGTCATGAACTACCTCAATGACGATCTCAAGGTGGAGGAGATGATGCTGTCGCCCGCGTACGCCTACGAGAAGGCCCCCGACCAGGACCACTTCCTGGGCGTCACCCAGACGAGGGAGCTGTTCAAGAAGGCCTTCGAGGGCGGCAACCGGCGCAAGTGGCGGCTCAACCACAGCCCGCTCTTCCTGGACTTCCTGGAGGGCAAGGCCGACTTCCCCTGCACCGCCTGGGCGATCCCCAACTACTCGCTCTTCGGCTGGCAGCGCCCCTGCTACCTGATGGCGGACGGCTACGTCCCCACGTATCAGGAGCTGATCGACAAGACCGACTGGGACAAGTACGGCCGCGGCAAGGACGACCGCTGCGACAACTGCATGGCCCACTGCGGCTACGAGCCCACCGCGGTCCTGGCGACCATGGGTTCGCTCAAGGAGTCCATCCGCGCCGCCAGGGAGACCGTCGCGTCCAACCGCGCGAAGTGA
- a CDS encoding tyrosine-protein phosphatase, translating to MTQEVRQSTPTGPGPEPDLAGVRNFRDVGGLPTTDGRRVRHGVLFRSGHLAHATAKDADFLEGLGLNTIFDFRNPDDVALEGQDVALRGTRNLSMPLNDPADNAGFWQTVRDGDVPSLQAVLGEGRGEARMVAAYRKLILERTEEHSRMLDLLSASDGPAVPALLHCAAGKDRAGTSIAIILLALGVQRSAIEADYLESNARHRRYKVVRGDGSTGTAIDPQVSELLSPLFEARVEYLRAAFDTIEERWGSVDRYLAEGLGLTPERRAALRERLLTPA from the coding sequence GTGACGCAGGAAGTGCGGCAGTCCACCCCGACCGGGCCGGGCCCGGAGCCCGACCTGGCCGGTGTACGCAATTTCCGTGACGTCGGAGGTCTGCCGACCACCGACGGCCGCCGGGTCCGGCACGGGGTGCTGTTCCGCAGCGGCCACCTCGCGCACGCCACCGCGAAGGACGCCGACTTCCTCGAAGGGCTCGGCCTGAACACGATCTTCGACTTCCGCAATCCCGACGACGTCGCGCTGGAGGGCCAGGACGTCGCGCTGCGGGGCACCCGCAACCTGAGCATGCCGCTCAACGACCCGGCAGACAACGCCGGATTCTGGCAGACCGTCAGGGACGGCGACGTGCCGTCGCTGCAGGCGGTGCTCGGCGAGGGCCGCGGCGAGGCCCGGATGGTCGCCGCCTACCGCAAGCTCATCCTGGAGCGCACCGAGGAGCACTCCCGGATGCTGGACCTGCTCAGCGCGTCGGACGGCCCCGCCGTTCCGGCGCTGCTGCACTGCGCGGCGGGCAAGGACCGCGCCGGGACGTCGATCGCGATCATCCTGCTGGCGCTGGGCGTGCAGCGGTCGGCGATCGAGGCGGACTACCTGGAGTCCAACGCCAGGCACCGCCGCTACAAGGTGGTGCGGGGCGACGGCAGCACGGGCACCGCCATCGACCCGCAGGTGAGCGAGCTGCTCAGCCCGCTGTTCGAGGCCCGGGTGGAGTATCTGCGGGCCGCCTTCGACACCATCGAGGAGCGCTGGGGCTCCGTCGACCGCTACCTCGCGGAAGGCCTCGGCCTGACCCCGGAGCGCCGGGCCGCGCTCCGTGAGCGGCTGCTGACGCCCGCCTGA